A single window of Streptomyces griseoviridis DNA harbors:
- a CDS encoding rhomboid family intramembrane serine protease, with amino-acid sequence MVIPVHDVNPVRRTPYVTYALIFANVLVFLYTPGLAGSVAGDSGLSQMCHLQGFLDHWAMVPRELIHDQLPRLVPTGEVGAGAHGAGCVVAPPTYDKSPPLSVFTAMFLHGGWLHLLGNMLFLLIFGNNVEDRMGHVRFALFYVVCGYAASYGFALLNADSGDPLIGASGAIAGVLGAYLVLYPRARVWVLVPFLVFLPLRLPAWLVLGFWFVLQAVYSSGEGVSTAGTVAYPAHVVGFLAGMLIAWPLRPGTPPPPEPRGLLFGRRARARHSW; translated from the coding sequence GTGGTCATACCCGTCCATGACGTCAACCCCGTGCGCCGCACCCCCTATGTGACGTATGCGCTGATCTTCGCGAACGTCCTGGTGTTCCTGTACACGCCCGGCCTGGCCGGTTCCGTGGCGGGCGACAGCGGGCTGTCGCAGATGTGCCATCTCCAGGGGTTCCTCGACCACTGGGCCATGGTGCCGCGGGAGTTGATCCACGATCAGCTGCCGCGGCTGGTGCCGACCGGCGAGGTCGGTGCCGGGGCGCACGGCGCCGGGTGCGTGGTGGCGCCGCCGACGTACGACAAGTCGCCGCCGCTCTCGGTGTTCACCGCGATGTTCCTGCACGGCGGCTGGCTGCACCTGCTGGGCAACATGCTGTTCCTGCTGATCTTCGGCAACAACGTCGAGGACCGGATGGGACACGTCCGGTTCGCGCTGTTCTACGTCGTCTGCGGCTACGCGGCCTCGTACGGCTTCGCGCTGCTCAACGCCGACTCGGGCGACCCGCTGATCGGCGCCTCGGGGGCGATCGCCGGGGTGCTGGGCGCCTATCTGGTGCTGTACCCGCGGGCCCGGGTGTGGGTGCTGGTGCCGTTCCTGGTGTTCCTGCCGCTGCGGCTGCCCGCCTGGCTGGTGCTGGGCTTCTGGTTCGTGCTCCAGGCCGTGTACTCGTCGGGCGAGGGCGTCTCGACCGCCGGGACGGTGGCGTACCCGGCGCACGTGGTGGGCTTCCTGGCCGGGATGCTGATCGCCTGGCCGCTGCGTCCTGGCACGCCACCGCCGCCCGAGCCGCGCGGCCTGCTGTTCGGCAGGCGCGCGCGGGCCCGGCACTCCTGGTGA
- a CDS encoding DUF4349 domain-containing protein, giving the protein MRTRRSVRPVHALSGLLLAAALALAGCSAGGDSSAGSAADAGQGDAKAAAPDAGQGNAKAAVPGGAAASGSPKLPADRVIRTASLTVQVEDVDKALAQARAATVDAGGYVGEETTDRDEEDHERTRAVLRVPVERYDAVLDGLQGAGRLIERTAQARDVGDQVVDVESRIRSRRASVTRVRELMDRATKLSDVVALEGQLSDREADLEALLARQASLKDRTSLATITLELTETPVRKTSHEAGFLDALAGGTSALGLTLRWVGLVIGAVLPFAVVAGLVALAWLRLVRPALRRRPGRETVPSAQVTSAVPPAGQVPWTGPRQD; this is encoded by the coding sequence ATGCGTACACGACGTTCCGTCCGTCCCGTTCACGCCCTGTCCGGGCTGCTGCTGGCCGCCGCGCTCGCGCTGGCCGGCTGCTCGGCGGGCGGCGACTCCTCCGCGGGCTCGGCCGCGGACGCCGGGCAGGGCGACGCGAAGGCTGCCGCGCCGGACGCCGGGCAGGGGAACGCGAAGGCGGCCGTGCCGGGCGGCGCGGCGGCGAGCGGCTCGCCGAAGCTCCCGGCGGACCGCGTCATCCGCACCGCGTCGCTGACCGTCCAGGTCGAGGACGTGGACAAGGCCCTCGCCCAGGCGCGCGCGGCGACCGTGGACGCGGGCGGCTACGTCGGTGAGGAGACCACCGACCGGGACGAGGAGGACCACGAGCGGACCAGGGCGGTCCTGCGGGTGCCGGTCGAGAGGTACGACGCGGTGCTCGACGGGCTCCAGGGCGCGGGCCGGCTCATCGAGCGGACGGCGCAGGCGCGGGACGTCGGCGACCAGGTCGTGGACGTGGAGAGCCGCATCAGGTCGCGGCGGGCCAGCGTCACCCGGGTGCGGGAGCTGATGGACCGGGCGACGAAACTGAGCGACGTGGTGGCCCTCGAAGGCCAGTTGAGCGACCGGGAGGCCGATCTCGAGGCGCTGCTCGCCCGGCAGGCGTCCCTGAAGGACCGCACCAGCCTGGCGACGATCACCCTGGAGCTGACGGAGACGCCGGTGCGGAAGACCTCGCACGAGGCGGGGTTCCTCGACGCCCTGGCGGGCGGCACGTCGGCGCTGGGGCTGACGCTGCGCTGGGTCGGCCTGGTGATCGGCGCGGTGCTGCCGTTCGCAGTGGTGGCGGGGCTGGTGGCGCTGGCGTGGCTGCGCCTGGTGCGTCCGGCGCTGCGCCGCCGTCCCGGCCGTGAGACGGTACCGTCCGCGCAGGTCACCTCGGCCGTCCCGCCGGCCGGGCAGGTGCCGTGGACCGGTCCTCGGCAGGACTGA
- a CDS encoding FAD-dependent oxidoreductase — MDKQTGKTVRERLVVIGGDAAGMSAASQARRLRSADELEIVAFERGRFSSYSACGIPYWVGGDVTERDALVARTPEEHRARDIDLRMGTEVTEIDVARRRVRARDVASGDASWTSYDKLVIATGARPVRPELPGMDAAGVHGVQTLEDGQALLDTLTRTRGSRAVVVGAGYIGVEMAEALLKRGYEVTVVNRGSEPMATLDPDMGRLVHRAMTDLGITMVDDAEVTELLTDGDGRVREVVTADARYPADVVVLGIGVRPETSLAAAAGLPLGAHGGLLTDLAMRVRGHEDIWAGGDCVEVLDLVSGQERHIALGTHANKHGQVIGSNVGGDYATFPGVVGTALSKVCDLEIARTGLREKDARRVGLRFETVTVESTNSAGYYPNAAVMTVKMIAERRTGRLLGVQIVGREGAAKRVDVAAVALTARMTVEQMTALDLGYAPPFSPVWDPVLVAARKAAVKVRGT; from the coding sequence ATGGACAAGCAGACCGGGAAGACGGTTCGGGAGCGGCTGGTCGTGATCGGCGGGGACGCCGCGGGCATGTCCGCGGCGTCGCAGGCCCGACGGCTCAGGAGTGCGGACGAGTTGGAGATCGTGGCGTTCGAACGGGGCCGTTTCAGCTCCTACTCGGCGTGCGGGATCCCGTACTGGGTGGGCGGCGACGTGACGGAGCGGGACGCGCTCGTCGCGCGTACCCCCGAGGAGCACCGGGCCCGTGACATCGACCTGCGGATGGGCACCGAGGTCACGGAGATCGACGTGGCGCGGCGGCGGGTACGCGCGCGTGACGTCGCGTCGGGCGACGCGTCCTGGACGTCGTACGACAAGCTGGTGATCGCGACCGGGGCCAGGCCGGTGCGGCCCGAGCTGCCCGGGATGGACGCGGCCGGGGTGCACGGGGTGCAGACACTGGAGGACGGTCAGGCGCTGCTCGACACGCTCACGCGCACGCGTGGCAGCCGTGCGGTGGTCGTCGGGGCGGGCTACATCGGCGTGGAGATGGCCGAGGCGCTCCTGAAGCGCGGCTACGAGGTGACGGTCGTCAACCGGGGCAGCGAGCCGATGGCGACCCTGGACCCGGACATGGGCCGGCTGGTGCACCGGGCGATGACCGACCTCGGCATCACGATGGTCGACGACGCCGAGGTCACGGAGTTGCTGACGGACGGGGACGGCCGGGTGCGGGAGGTGGTCACGGCGGACGCCCGCTACCCGGCGGACGTGGTGGTGCTGGGCATCGGGGTGCGTCCCGAGACGTCGCTCGCGGCGGCGGCCGGGCTGCCGCTGGGGGCGCACGGCGGGCTGCTGACCGACCTGGCGATGCGGGTGCGCGGCCATGAGGACATCTGGGCGGGCGGCGACTGCGTCGAGGTCCTCGACCTGGTCTCGGGGCAGGAGCGGCACATCGCGCTCGGCACCCACGCCAACAAGCACGGCCAGGTGATCGGGAGCAACGTCGGCGGCGACTACGCGACGTTCCCCGGCGTGGTCGGCACGGCCCTCAGCAAGGTGTGCGACCTGGAGATCGCCCGTACCGGGCTGCGTGAGAAGGACGCCCGCCGGGTGGGCCTGCGCTTCGAGACGGTGACCGTGGAGTCGACCAACAGCGCGGGCTACTACCCGAACGCGGCCGTCATGACGGTGAAGATGATCGCCGAGCGGCGCACCGGGCGGCTCCTGGGTGTGCAGATCGTCGGCCGCGAGGGTGCCGCCAAGCGCGTGGACGTCGCGGCGGTGGCCCTCACGGCCCGGATGACGGTGGAGCAGATGACGGCGCTCGACCTCGGGTACGCGCCTCCGTTCTCGCCGGTCTGGGACCCGGTCCTGGTGGCCGCCCGCAAGGCGGCGGTGAAGGTGCGGGGGACGTGA